Part of the Bacillota bacterium genome, CTTACCTTCCCGGCCCCACCTTCGAGGGGTGTTCGCTCATGGGAAGAAGAGTGGAAACGGCCGGCGGTAAGCCGGCGAGTTCGGCCCGCAGGGCCGAGACCGCGAGCCATTGGGCGGGCGGAGCGCTTCGTCTGCGGCTCACGATCGGCCAGCGCCAGGCGCTGTGGGCGTATACCTTTCTCGCTGTACCGCTGGCGTTCTTCGTCTGGATTCGCTTCTACCCTGCGCTCTTTGCGTTCAACGTCAGCGTGCGGCAGTGGAGCATCCTTTCCCCCGACAGGCCCTTCGTGGGCTTCCAGAACTTCGTTCGGATGTGGCAGGATCCCGTTTTCTGGAAGGCCCTGGCCAACACCGGGCTGTACGTCCTCGTAGGGGTGCCGGCAACTCTCCTCATCGGCCTGACCATCGCCCTGCTAATCCACCGGATCACCCTCTTTGCAGGGCTGTATCGGATGATCTACTTCGTTCCCTACGTGACGTCCGCCGTGGCCGTCGCCTGGGTGTGGCGATGGATGTATGCGCCGTCGACTGGGGTGTTCAACGAGGCGATGCTGCGACTGGGGCTTCCCATGCAGGGCTTCCTGCGCGATCCAGGCGAGGCCCTGCTATCGATTGCGGCCGCCATCGTGTGGCAGTTTGTAGGGTTTCAGGTGGTGATCTTCCTC contains:
- a CDS encoding sugar ABC transporter permease: MGRRVETAGGKPASSARRAETASHWAGGALRLRLTIGQRQALWAYTFLAVPLAFFVWIRFYPALFAFNVSVRQWSILSPDRPFVGFQNFVRMWQDPVFWKALANTGLYVLVGVPATLLIGLTIALLIHRITLFAGLYRMIYFVPYVTSAVAVAWVWRWMYAPSTGVFNEAMLRLGLPMQGFLRDPGEALLSIAAAIVWQFVGFQVVIFL